The following are encoded in a window of Roseimaritima ulvae genomic DNA:
- a CDS encoding SAM-dependent methyltransferase: MFGRETRSRRQLDAAKKLLEQLAVQLNSRVSVRLWDGTMVPLGEQVDEKLFLSISGPGVIGSLLRWPTPDNLLKHYANGHLDFHGGDALTVIEALYVRDSRKRAKKIRKSALFRTLLPFLFESSKSCVVDHTYQGNVLGRDRKQAENLDFIQFHYDVSNEFYELFLDKEMVYTCAYFTDWNNSLEQAQFDKLDMICRKLQLQPGDTFLDIGFGWGSLLCHAAQHYGVQAHGVTLAENQLQYTQEKVRRLGLEDKVTVEIRDYAHLEGKFDKVASIGMYEHVGIDNMNGYMKKVHSLLAKNGLCLMQGITRPGKATMKQFRKVNTERRLLNKYIFPGGELDHIGHLLQTMESNGLEVHDVEGWRNHYMHTCRHWCERLYARREEAIGFVGEEKYRMWMLYLAGCSLAFKNGGARLYQVLMEKHAKKEESCMPPTREHLFAAGVSHDSRRSAA; encoded by the coding sequence ATGTTTGGACGCGAAACACGCAGCCGTCGGCAATTGGATGCCGCCAAAAAACTGCTCGAACAACTGGCGGTGCAGCTGAACAGCCGCGTTTCGGTGCGGCTGTGGGACGGCACGATGGTGCCGCTGGGCGAGCAGGTGGACGAGAAATTGTTCCTTTCGATCAGCGGTCCCGGGGTGATCGGATCGCTGCTGCGTTGGCCCACGCCCGACAATTTGTTGAAGCATTACGCCAACGGGCATCTGGATTTCCACGGCGGCGACGCGTTGACGGTAATCGAAGCCCTGTACGTTCGTGACTCCCGGAAACGGGCCAAGAAGATCCGCAAATCGGCACTCTTCCGCACGCTGCTGCCCTTCCTGTTTGAATCCTCCAAGTCCTGTGTGGTCGACCATACCTACCAGGGCAACGTGCTGGGCCGCGATCGAAAGCAAGCGGAGAACCTGGACTTCATCCAGTTCCACTACGACGTCAGCAACGAGTTCTACGAGTTGTTCTTAGACAAAGAAATGGTCTACACCTGTGCCTATTTCACCGACTGGAATAACTCGCTGGAACAAGCTCAGTTCGACAAACTGGACATGATCTGTCGCAAACTGCAGCTGCAACCCGGCGACACGTTCCTGGACATCGGCTTCGGTTGGGGCAGCCTGTTATGTCACGCCGCCCAACACTACGGCGTTCAAGCTCACGGCGTCACGCTGGCGGAAAACCAACTGCAGTACACGCAGGAAAAAGTTCGCCGGCTGGGACTGGAAGACAAGGTGACCGTCGAGATCCGCGACTATGCCCATCTGGAAGGCAAGTTCGATAAAGTCGCGTCGATCGGGATGTACGAACATGTGGGCATCGACAACATGAATGGCTACATGAAGAAAGTCCATTCGCTGCTGGCCAAGAACGGCTTGTGCCTGATGCAGGGCATCACCCGGCCCGGTAAAGCCACCATGAAGCAGTTCCGTAAAGTGAACACCGAACGCCGCTTGTTAAACAAGTACATCTTCCCTGGTGGGGAACTGGATCACATCGGGCATCTGCTGCAGACGATGGAATCCAATGGATTGGAAGTGCACGATGTAGAAGGTTGGCGAAACCACTACATGCACACCTGTCGCCACTGGTGCGAACGTTTGTACGCGCGTCGCGAAGAAGCGATCGGGTTCGTGGGCGAAGAAAAGTACCGCATGTGGATGCTGTACTTGGCCGGTTGCTCGCTGGCGTTCAAGAACGGCGGAGCTCGGCTGTATCAGGTGTTAATGGAAAAACACGCCAAGAAAGAAGAGTCCTGCATGCCGCCGACCCGCGAGCATTTGTTCGCTGCGGGGGTGAGCCACGACTCGCGTCGCAGCGCGGCCTAA
- a CDS encoding transthyretin-like family protein — protein sequence MMNPLWLGTRAWQKQLLGVVALCLVTGCSGGDSPPLAEATGQVTKAGAPLVNARVEFYPDGPGGSSYGTTDQEGKFELFYSTGDPGAALGTHKVVVIGGSTDAAAVPTAPAAAGEEAGEGTLAPVGMPGGPGRGAGTAEVKGLTAEITADGPNFITLEL from the coding sequence ATGATGAACCCCCTTTGGCTTGGTACCCGTGCCTGGCAGAAACAATTGTTGGGCGTCGTGGCCCTGTGCCTCGTGACCGGCTGCAGCGGCGGCGACTCGCCTCCGCTGGCCGAAGCCACCGGCCAGGTGACCAAGGCAGGCGCACCGTTGGTCAACGCTCGTGTGGAGTTCTATCCCGATGGACCGGGCGGCAGCTCCTACGGCACGACGGATCAAGAGGGCAAGTTTGAACTGTTCTATTCCACTGGAGATCCGGGCGCCGCACTCGGAACGCATAAGGTGGTCGTGATCGGTGGCAGCACCGACGCCGCGGCTGTCCCCACCGCGCCGGCTGCCGCAGGGGAAGAAGCCGGCGAGGGCACGCTGGCTCCGGTGGGCATGCCCGGTGGCCCGGGTCGCGGTGCCGGCACCGCGGAAGTCAAAGGCTTGACGGCAGAGATCACCGCCGACGGTCCCAACTTCATCACGTTGGAACTGTAA
- a CDS encoding DUF1559 domain-containing protein: MSHVHCNVPRLFTIRDDGSPPARSAQPTRSAQPRRRGFTLVELLVVIAIIGVLVGLLLPAVQAAREAARRMSCSNNMKQLGLALHMYHDTNLKMPPASFLAGVSTQRPASWLVRVLPFMEQRAAYDQSTFSGTDWASRSDGTNLNWQTYHAMQVETLNCPSSPLPTMRTDAASSTIVALGAPANLEIQVPSYVGVAGDFNPQNVQKSKWNGHHGMSDYNGIIISIDDRNTEAVRFASITDGTSNTLAVGEQSDYMRVRESDGSISKYDQRAGNWWGGAWSGGGGGTTSASEGYWMNVSSTRVGVNYVSTQGRYRPHGIGPYWYGRPGRHTIFNSAHPGGAQFTLGDGSVRFISENIRFDILSYLANRADGEVINGEF; the protein is encoded by the coding sequence ATGTCCCACGTCCATTGTAACGTTCCTCGTTTATTCACGATTCGCGACGACGGCTCTCCGCCCGCCCGCTCAGCACAGCCAACCCGCTCAGCGCAACCCCGCCGCCGCGGTTTCACGCTGGTCGAGTTGTTGGTGGTGATCGCCATCATCGGCGTGTTGGTGGGTTTGTTGCTGCCGGCCGTGCAAGCAGCCCGCGAAGCCGCTCGCCGCATGTCCTGCTCGAACAACATGAAGCAGTTGGGGCTGGCTCTGCACATGTACCACGACACCAACCTAAAGATGCCACCGGCAAGTTTCCTGGCCGGCGTCAGCACCCAGCGACCGGCTTCGTGGCTGGTGCGAGTGTTGCCCTTTATGGAGCAGCGGGCGGCCTACGATCAATCCACTTTTTCGGGCACCGACTGGGCCTCGCGCAGCGACGGCACGAATCTGAACTGGCAAACCTATCACGCCATGCAGGTGGAGACGTTGAACTGTCCTTCCAGCCCACTGCCGACGATGCGTACCGACGCGGCCAGTTCGACGATCGTGGCGCTGGGAGCTCCGGCCAACCTGGAAATCCAAGTACCCTCGTACGTCGGCGTGGCCGGCGACTTCAATCCGCAAAACGTGCAGAAATCCAAGTGGAACGGTCACCACGGGATGAGCGACTACAACGGGATCATCATCAGCATCGATGATCGCAATACCGAAGCCGTTCGCTTTGCCTCGATCACCGATGGTACCAGTAATACCTTGGCGGTTGGTGAGCAGAGCGATTACATGCGGGTCCGTGAATCCGACGGCTCGATTTCGAAGTACGACCAGCGTGCGGGCAACTGGTGGGGCGGAGCTTGGTCGGGCGGTGGCGGTGGCACCACGTCGGCATCGGAAGGCTACTGGATGAACGTGTCCTCGACCCGCGTGGGCGTCAACTACGTCTCCACGCAAGGCCGTTACCGGCCGCACGGCATCGGCCCCTACTGGTATGGTCGTCCGGGTCGTCACACGATCTTCAACTCGGCTCACCCCGGCGGAGCCCAGTTCACCTTGGGCGACGGTTCGGTACGCTTTATCTCCGAGAACATTCGCTTTGACATACTCAGCTATCTGGCCAACCGTGCCGATGGTGAAGTCATCAACGGTGAATTCTAA
- a CDS encoding esterase/lipase family protein, which translates to MPMPNVPFPTMGGTQIWTDHRNVAGWRLQHNAVTGHWRLLDPRDIRRAWGERQPCELKLLEATQDLDPAAAPRHVVILLHGLMRSKHSMRGLARRIEACPNPPQVIAFSYASTRFGIAEHAAALRELVEGLPGDPKLQFVGHSMGNIVVRHALADWQANGDSREVLPRVENVVMLGPPNQGAAIARRLSKLGLFEVVTGPGGMQLGPDWQQLVQGLATPPCPFAIIAGDMPALEPYNPLVDGSSDFVVSIEEARLEGASEFHTVPHLHSFLMDQDDVQTLTLRFMGLAEPPKRTE; encoded by the coding sequence ATGCCGATGCCGAATGTGCCGTTTCCCACCATGGGTGGCACACAGATCTGGACCGACCACCGCAACGTGGCGGGCTGGCGGTTGCAACACAACGCCGTCACCGGCCACTGGCGACTGCTCGACCCTCGTGATATCCGCCGGGCTTGGGGCGAGCGTCAGCCCTGCGAATTAAAACTGCTGGAAGCCACTCAGGATCTGGACCCAGCCGCCGCGCCACGGCACGTCGTGATCCTGCTGCACGGGTTAATGCGAAGCAAACATTCGATGCGTGGCCTGGCGCGACGGATCGAAGCCTGCCCGAATCCGCCGCAGGTGATCGCGTTTTCGTATGCCAGCACACGCTTTGGCATCGCCGAGCACGCAGCGGCCCTGCGTGAACTGGTCGAAGGGCTGCCGGGCGACCCTAAGCTACAATTCGTCGGGCATAGCATGGGAAACATTGTGGTCCGTCACGCCCTGGCCGATTGGCAAGCCAACGGCGACTCGCGAGAAGTTTTGCCTCGCGTCGAAAACGTGGTGATGCTTGGACCGCCCAATCAAGGCGCAGCCATCGCTCGACGGTTGAGCAAATTAGGACTGTTCGAAGTTGTCACCGGCCCTGGCGGCATGCAGCTCGGTCCGGACTGGCAACAACTGGTACAAGGGCTGGCGACGCCCCCCTGTCCGTTTGCCATCATCGCCGGCGATATGCCGGCATTAGAACCCTATAACCCCCTGGTCGACGGTAGCAGTGACTTTGTCGTTAGCATCGAAGAGGCTCGTCTGGAGGGGGCCAGCGAGTTCCACACGGTGCCTCATCTGCATTCGTTCCTGATGGACCAGGACGACGTCCAGACCCTCACGCTCCGCTTCATGGGGCTCGCCGAACCCCCGAAAAGGACCGAATAA
- a CDS encoding exonuclease domain-containing protein, protein MQFTAIDFETANRRSDSACQLAAVVVEAGRIVDQRCWLIRPRPFYFSGFNIQIHGIRPEDVEQEPEFADLWPEIHAFLGDRCLVAHNAAFDIKVLTACLKTHRLTLPELRFTCTRLIAKQTWPQWGRFGLKPVSDRLGIRFQHHDALEDSLACAKVLLAASIKRQCGSLEALEQTLRIERGQCGPLGYRGARLARGRTRRPTSTTSQPAASGRGARSRSAVAVGEATAIEPPQAGALVDVHRLLLRAEMVRSLAGKRVCVSGSFRSLSRDQVTALVTALGGQPLPASESPADICIQGLDDSPPNNPQATAQADVTWSEQQFLEQLVSESRFC, encoded by the coding sequence ATGCAATTCACGGCGATCGATTTTGAAACCGCTAACCGCCGCAGCGACAGCGCCTGCCAATTGGCGGCCGTGGTGGTCGAAGCCGGTCGGATTGTCGATCAGCGGTGTTGGCTGATCCGGCCGCGACCGTTTTATTTCAGCGGATTTAACATCCAAATTCACGGCATCCGCCCCGAAGACGTCGAACAGGAACCCGAGTTTGCCGACCTCTGGCCCGAAATCCACGCGTTCCTGGGCGACCGTTGCCTGGTCGCACATAATGCGGCCTTCGACATCAAGGTCCTCACCGCCTGCCTCAAAACCCATCGTCTGACGCTGCCCGAATTGCGGTTCACCTGCACCCGCCTGATCGCCAAACAGACCTGGCCGCAGTGGGGACGCTTCGGCTTAAAACCCGTCTCGGACCGCCTGGGAATCCGTTTCCAACACCACGACGCCCTGGAGGACTCGCTGGCCTGCGCCAAAGTCCTCCTGGCCGCCTCGATCAAACGACAGTGCGGCTCGCTCGAAGCCCTCGAACAGACGTTGCGAATCGAACGCGGCCAGTGCGGTCCGCTGGGTTACCGCGGCGCACGGCTGGCCCGCGGTCGGACTCGTCGTCCCACAAGCACGACCAGCCAGCCCGCGGCGAGCGGCCGCGGCGCACGAAGTCGATCCGCGGTGGCCGTGGGCGAAGCGACGGCGATCGAGCCCCCGCAGGCCGGGGCGTTGGTGGATGTCCACCGCTTGTTGCTGCGAGCCGAGATGGTGCGGTCGCTGGCCGGCAAACGTGTCTGCGTCAGCGGCTCCTTCCGCTCCCTGTCCCGCGACCAGGTGACCGCCCTGGTGACCGCTTTGGGTGGCCAACCGCTACCGGCCTCGGAGTCGCCCGCCGATATCTGCATCCAGGGCCTCGACGATTCGCCGCCCAACAATCCTCAGGCGACGGCTCAAGCCGACGTCACTTGGTCCGAACAACAGTTCTTGGAACAACTGGTTTCCGAATCCCGTTTTTGCTAA
- a CDS encoding site-2 protease family protein, protein MSHPSQPPHSAPDDVPPEGMAADVVAPDGVAAEGVDADALPNEAAAAPIRLRDGLHFRSQPSGGRASYVCHDTQRGKYFHFGAAELEIARLLDGSRSVEDLAVELEALGVTWSREDIAYFLSSLVRNGLAEVTRTAGASAVEPGPPPPTPPLWPRLLSMLVSQRIPLFAADRAAIALTRRLHQAFRPAGVFVWCLLVASGLWQAIANGAEWHGELQRLFSPDTWPVLLAIWLVAKLIHESGHAVAARRHGIRVGNAGILFFMFAPLAYVDVTDAWRLPRRWARIQIALAGVYFELAIAAVAVWVWAHTSDVTIRYVAAQVAVLTGPATLLVNANPLLRLDGYYVLADLLGIPNLRMHGRRMVAGKCQAWLLGRPPQPSLLHGWQRTAALWHAVGSILFQIVWMGGLLWGILFWGGGLGIVIGGAAFLLWVVLPLARWISGLRASEQWRRYRSRLLAWSAALAGVLLLLSFAPSPLGRRIPVVVRYHDEQVARAASDGFVVDVPVRSGDPVTVGTVLVRMDDPQLRTRQAELSLDLESAHVLRRKLHNQGEHAMAAAESQRIASLSRQLTEINRQLDALTIRATRAGLVTSPRLETLQGAYLRAGDVVVRVGDEQHKELLASIHGADLQAYRRAVEEGKTLTARLRGGQSLTVQPAAPSPRASLTIPHPALVALAGGPIPLAASDRDADPQRSQPLASPHTESLSPLSAASSRRLRAGQQGMLIIGDNRSLMQRLYQRLQDSIPQSPRTSCDGYGQDGTIGLASAFLGTCDLLIGKVLDRNAVGQQSLGSRSAPKDL, encoded by the coding sequence ATGTCGCATCCCTCACAACCACCACACTCCGCTCCCGACGACGTGCCACCTGAAGGCATGGCAGCGGATGTCGTGGCACCTGATGGAGTGGCAGCGGAAGGCGTGGATGCGGACGCTTTACCGAACGAGGCCGCCGCGGCCCCGATTCGGCTCCGCGACGGGCTGCATTTCCGCAGCCAACCCTCGGGCGGCCGAGCCTCGTACGTCTGCCACGACACGCAACGTGGCAAGTACTTCCATTTCGGCGCCGCGGAACTGGAGATCGCTCGCCTGCTGGACGGTTCGCGATCGGTGGAAGATCTGGCGGTGGAACTCGAGGCGTTAGGCGTCACCTGGTCGCGTGAAGACATCGCCTACTTTCTATCTTCGTTGGTTCGCAACGGGTTGGCGGAAGTAACTCGTACGGCGGGCGCGTCGGCGGTCGAACCCGGTCCGCCACCGCCCACGCCGCCGCTGTGGCCGCGGTTGTTATCGATGTTGGTCAGCCAACGCATTCCGCTGTTTGCCGCAGACCGGGCGGCGATCGCGTTGACGCGTCGCTTGCATCAGGCCTTCCGTCCGGCGGGAGTGTTTGTTTGGTGCCTGCTGGTTGCCAGTGGTCTCTGGCAGGCAATCGCCAACGGAGCTGAATGGCATGGTGAGCTGCAGCGGTTGTTTTCGCCCGACACCTGGCCGGTGCTGTTGGCGATCTGGTTGGTGGCCAAACTAATTCATGAATCGGGGCATGCCGTGGCCGCGCGTCGACACGGCATCCGGGTCGGCAACGCGGGCATCCTGTTTTTTATGTTCGCGCCCTTGGCGTACGTGGATGTCACCGACGCTTGGCGTCTGCCACGCCGCTGGGCGCGGATCCAGATTGCGCTGGCGGGTGTGTATTTTGAACTGGCCATCGCCGCAGTGGCCGTCTGGGTGTGGGCGCATACCAGTGATGTGACGATCCGCTACGTGGCCGCTCAAGTGGCCGTGTTGACCGGACCGGCGACGTTGTTGGTCAATGCCAATCCGCTGCTGCGGCTCGATGGCTACTACGTGCTGGCGGATCTGTTGGGGATTCCCAATCTGCGGATGCACGGCCGTCGCATGGTGGCGGGCAAATGCCAAGCTTGGTTGTTGGGTCGCCCGCCGCAGCCCAGTTTGCTGCACGGTTGGCAGCGGACCGCCGCACTGTGGCACGCGGTCGGTTCGATCCTGTTTCAGATCGTCTGGATGGGCGGCCTGCTGTGGGGGATCCTGTTCTGGGGAGGCGGCTTGGGCATCGTGATCGGCGGAGCGGCCTTCCTGCTGTGGGTCGTGCTGCCGCTGGCCCGCTGGATCAGCGGGCTGCGAGCGAGCGAGCAGTGGCGCCGCTATCGCAGTCGCTTGCTGGCCTGGTCGGCGGCCCTGGCCGGGGTCCTGCTGCTGCTCAGCTTTGCCCCCTCGCCGCTGGGACGCCGCATTCCAGTCGTGGTCCGCTACCACGACGAACAGGTGGCGCGAGCGGCCAGCGATGGTTTTGTGGTCGACGTCCCGGTCCGCTCCGGAGACCCGGTGACGGTGGGCACGGTGTTGGTGCGGATGGACGACCCGCAGCTGCGGACGCGGCAGGCCGAGCTGTCACTGGACCTGGAATCGGCCCACGTGCTTCGCCGCAAACTGCACAATCAGGGCGAACATGCGATGGCCGCCGCGGAGTCGCAGCGGATCGCATCGCTGTCCCGCCAATTGACCGAAATCAACCGCCAGCTGGACGCCCTGACCATTCGCGCCACGCGCGCGGGGCTAGTCACTTCGCCGCGACTGGAAACCCTGCAGGGCGCATACCTCCGCGCCGGCGACGTGGTGGTTCGCGTCGGGGATGAGCAGCACAAAGAACTATTGGCGTCGATCCACGGCGCGGATCTGCAAGCCTATCGCCGCGCGGTCGAAGAGGGCAAAACGCTGACCGCGCGGCTCCGCGGCGGCCAATCCCTGACCGTCCAACCGGCCGCCCCCTCGCCGCGAGCCAGCCTGACGATCCCGCATCCCGCGCTGGTGGCCCTGGCCGGCGGCCCGATTCCGCTGGCCGCCAGCGATCGCGATGCCGATCCTCAGCGTTCCCAACCGCTGGCCAGCCCCCATACCGAAAGCCTCTCGCCGCTGTCGGCCGCCAGCAGCCGACGACTCCGCGCCGGCCAACAGGGGATGCTGATCATCGGCGACAACCGCTCCCTGATGCAACGACTCTACCAACGCCTGCAAGACTCGATCCCGCAAAGCCCAAGAACCAGCTGCGACGGATATGGACAAGACGGGACGATCGGCCTTGCTTCAGCCTTTCTCGGAACGTGCGATTTATTAATCGGGAAAGTGCTCGACCGCAACGCGGTCGGACAACAAAGCCTTGGGTCGCGCAGCGCACCCAAGGATTTGTAA
- a CDS encoding efflux RND transporter periplasmic adaptor subunit produces MSAPASQSPAGNIPAHDIAAGDVPAGNVPAGIVGAGVVSAAAAATPAAVAPPDPPVAVADDSPWIQLLASLAEQPTRSAALQHLAEQLRERYPESRLRVARGGEKLKEVFDASIGKVGVESSLYHDLAVLWPRLLSAGGGIDHVNGHRLPAEDRRSDPQCGVMLHVEGHHFLILPATASLRRVVIWQPSDADPTVQPFQQLHALAGPLATLLASRPLVAVGKAGSWLRGIRSRFMLLAMVGLAVLALIPVSYRVRCTALLEPVEQRLIAAPFDATLLDCHVRPGDAVRRDQVLVTLDGRPLQMEREALLAERAQAEKKHAVALASGKIADAQLAELHARQLQHQIDLLDRRLGQLLVRSPIDGIVVSGDLHRSLGSPTETGQPLLEVAPLDQMLVEVAIPETDIMYVTAGAKSHVRFSALPTKLLSGQIDSLDPAAEIRDHENVFVGRWAMQNPDDQLRPGMRGYATVYGPRRPLAWKPLRQLTETLFRSIGW; encoded by the coding sequence ATGAGTGCCCCCGCCAGTCAGAGTCCCGCAGGTAATATCCCTGCACACGATATTGCCGCAGGCGATGTCCCGGCAGGCAATGTCCCGGCAGGCATTGTCGGTGCAGGTGTTGTCTCCGCCGCGGCAGCGGCAACTCCGGCGGCGGTCGCTCCCCCAGACCCGCCGGTGGCGGTCGCGGACGATTCGCCCTGGATCCAACTGCTCGCCTCGCTGGCAGAACAACCCACCCGCTCGGCCGCTCTCCAGCATCTGGCGGAACAGTTGCGGGAGCGGTATCCAGAAAGTCGGTTGCGGGTGGCGCGAGGCGGTGAAAAGCTGAAAGAGGTGTTCGACGCGTCGATCGGCAAGGTGGGCGTGGAGAGTTCGCTGTATCACGACCTGGCCGTGCTGTGGCCGCGATTGTTAAGCGCCGGCGGCGGCATCGACCACGTCAACGGCCATCGTCTGCCGGCCGAGGACCGCCGCAGCGACCCGCAATGCGGCGTGATGTTGCATGTCGAAGGCCATCACTTCCTGATCTTGCCCGCCACCGCCTCGCTGCGTCGCGTGGTGATTTGGCAGCCCAGCGATGCCGATCCGACCGTGCAGCCGTTTCAACAACTGCACGCCTTGGCCGGCCCCCTGGCTACGCTGTTGGCCAGTCGGCCGCTGGTGGCGGTCGGCAAAGCCGGCTCGTGGCTACGCGGGATTCGCTCGCGGTTTATGTTGTTGGCGATGGTCGGCCTGGCGGTGTTGGCCTTGATTCCGGTTTCCTATCGCGTCCGCTGTACGGCCCTCCTTGAACCGGTCGAACAACGTCTCATCGCCGCGCCCTTCGACGCCACCTTGCTGGATTGCCACGTCCGTCCGGGCGACGCGGTCCGCCGCGATCAAGTGCTGGTGACGCTCGACGGCCGACCGCTGCAAATGGAACGCGAAGCCTTGTTGGCCGAACGGGCGCAAGCCGAAAAGAAACACGCCGTGGCATTGGCCAGCGGCAAAATCGCCGACGCCCAATTGGCCGAACTGCACGCCCGCCAACTACAACATCAGATCGATCTGCTGGATCGCCGCTTGGGACAGCTGTTGGTCCGCAGCCCCATCGATGGGATCGTCGTCAGCGGCGACCTGCATCGCTCGCTCGGCTCGCCCACCGAAACCGGACAACCGCTTTTGGAAGTCGCCCCGCTGGATCAGATGCTGGTCGAGGTGGCGATTCCGGAAACCGACATTATGTATGTCACCGCGGGAGCCAAGTCGCATGTCCGCTTTAGCGCTTTGCCGACCAAGTTGTTAAGCGGCCAGATCGATTCGCTGGATCCCGCCGCCGAAATTCGCGACCACGAAAATGTGTTTGTCGGCCGCTGGGCGATGCAAAACCCCGACGACCAACTGCGGCCGGGCATGCGCGGCTATGCCACGGTCTACGGTCCCCGCCGCCCGCTGGCCTGGAAGCCTCTGCGGCAATTGACCGAAACCCTCTTTCGCTCCATTGGCTGGTAG
- a CDS encoding efflux RND transporter periplasmic adaptor subunit, producing the protein MPIIQARRLTLLGLLFAAVLGSATSARGQDSVPEFDGFIEPLYDIQLAAGEIGVIQSLEVEVGDAVQAGQTIARLDDQLQQTAVHVAETAAAMHGALDAAQVEYELHRHRTEQIRQLSKEGLTRPDELRRAEADLKMAASRWLAAKEEIAMRHEELEKAKQMLRRRSVTAPMSGVIAQIFRKAGEYVSPTDPDIVRLISDDALVAAVNVPARLAVRVQRGDRVQVVTTVPPQSLTATILTVAPVIDGQSGTIQLRALVQSEGRVCRPGDRCTMRFATRPTQQAQRLPRTVQ; encoded by the coding sequence ATGCCGATAATTCAAGCAAGACGCCTCACGCTGCTGGGTTTGCTGTTCGCTGCAGTCCTGGGTTCCGCCACGTCGGCTCGCGGGCAGGATAGTGTGCCCGAGTTCGATGGCTTTATCGAACCGTTGTACGACATCCAACTGGCCGCCGGCGAGATCGGCGTGATTCAAAGCCTGGAGGTGGAGGTCGGGGATGCGGTCCAAGCCGGGCAGACGATCGCGCGGCTGGACGACCAACTGCAACAAACCGCCGTCCATGTAGCCGAGACGGCGGCGGCCATGCACGGCGCCCTCGACGCCGCCCAGGTAGAATACGAACTGCACCGGCACCGCACCGAACAAATCCGCCAGTTGAGCAAAGAAGGCTTGACCCGTCCCGACGAATTGCGTCGCGCCGAAGCGGATCTGAAAATGGCGGCCAGTCGCTGGTTGGCCGCCAAAGAAGAGATCGCGATGCGGCACGAGGAGTTGGAGAAAGCCAAACAGATGCTGCGGCGACGAAGCGTCACCGCGCCCATGTCCGGCGTGATCGCGCAGATCTTTCGCAAAGCCGGCGAGTACGTCTCGCCCACCGATCCGGATATCGTGCGGTTGATTTCCGACGACGCCCTGGTGGCCGCGGTCAACGTGCCCGCTCGCCTCGCCGTTCGCGTGCAACGAGGTGATCGGGTCCAGGTGGTGACCACCGTGCCGCCCCAATCCCTGACCGCCACGATCCTTACCGTGGCCCCGGTGATCGATGGCCAAAGCGGCACCATCCAACTCCGCGCCCTGGTCCAATCCGAAGGTCGCGTCTGCCGGCCGGGAGACCGCTGCACGATGCGGTTCGCGACCCGACCGACCCAACAAGCCCAACGTTTACCACGGACGGTGCAATGA